A portion of the Natrinema salaciae genome contains these proteins:
- a CDS encoding amino acid permease has protein sequence MSADEELAKDLGLLSAIAIGIGTMIGAGIFVLPGTAVARAGPLAALTFVIGGVTALFTALSASELGTAMPKSGGAYFYINRALGPLFGSISGWANWLGLAFASAFYMYGFGEYVNQLVGAPALGLGPVTISAAQTIGLVGAALFIAINYMGAKETGGLQIGIVLTLLAILGTFTVVGLLNADLESLRPFAPPGTTEQVLPVTAIVFISYLGFVQITSVAEEIKNPGRNLPLAVIGSVVIVTVVYALFLVVLLAAVPNEEVAGNKTAVVDAAELLFGQYGIFGFGLGTVGWGLLLLGGLLATASSANASILSSSRINFAMGREKIISPSVNEIHPRFGTPYKSILITGGLIIAFLLFGNLEILSTAGSVLHLIVYGLLNIALIVMREAEPADYDPDFEVPLYPIVPIIGTISSFALIAYIEPFVILLSAGLVVFAGAWYLLYARQRVESAGVFAGWILDRSEELPDAAVAAADTVRPDAAKTPAAGTNGGFRVMVPLSNPRTEKDLITLGGAIAKQRGGTVHAVHIVQVPDQTPLKRAGQNERIDAESQKLLEQARADAETFGAPVETHTVLSHRSFEEVFDAARTFDADQVVMGWGPTSHGRAESRIDELTHDLPCDFLMLKGRAFDPSRILLPTAGGPDSVLGADVVRLLREEFDSHVTLLHALSEDESQAEGRQFLEEWAAENELADAELIVDDRDVETAIDDAATDATLVVVGATERGLLSRVVRGSLVLDVLDDVDCSVLLAETARERSIRERLLGLEKE, from the coding sequence ATGAGCGCCGACGAGGAACTCGCCAAGGACCTCGGCCTGCTCTCGGCGATCGCGATCGGTATCGGTACCATGATCGGGGCCGGCATCTTCGTGCTGCCCGGCACTGCGGTCGCTCGAGCGGGGCCGCTCGCGGCGCTGACGTTCGTCATCGGCGGTGTCACCGCGCTGTTCACGGCGCTCTCGGCCTCGGAGCTGGGAACGGCGATGCCGAAATCGGGCGGGGCCTACTTCTACATCAACCGCGCGCTCGGCCCGCTGTTCGGGTCGATAAGCGGCTGGGCCAACTGGCTGGGACTGGCCTTCGCGTCCGCGTTCTACATGTACGGCTTCGGCGAGTACGTCAACCAGCTCGTCGGCGCACCGGCGCTCGGCCTCGGCCCGGTGACGATCTCGGCGGCCCAGACGATCGGGCTCGTCGGCGCGGCGCTGTTCATCGCGATCAACTACATGGGCGCCAAGGAGACCGGCGGCCTCCAGATCGGAATCGTGCTCACGTTGCTCGCGATCCTCGGCACGTTCACCGTCGTCGGACTCCTGAACGCCGACCTCGAGTCGTTGCGGCCGTTCGCACCGCCGGGAACCACCGAGCAGGTGCTCCCGGTGACCGCCATCGTCTTCATCTCCTATCTCGGCTTCGTCCAGATCACCTCCGTCGCCGAGGAGATCAAAAATCCCGGCCGGAACCTTCCGCTCGCCGTCATCGGTTCGGTCGTCATCGTCACAGTCGTCTACGCCCTGTTTCTCGTCGTATTGCTGGCAGCAGTACCGAACGAAGAGGTGGCGGGGAACAAGACGGCAGTTGTCGATGCCGCCGAATTGCTGTTCGGTCAGTACGGCATCTTCGGGTTCGGTCTGGGCACGGTCGGCTGGGGCCTGTTGTTGCTCGGGGGGCTCCTGGCGACGGCCTCGAGCGCGAACGCGTCGATCCTCTCGTCGTCCCGGATCAACTTCGCGATGGGGCGAGAGAAGATCATCTCGCCGTCGGTCAACGAGATCCATCCCCGCTTCGGGACACCGTACAAGTCGATCCTGATCACCGGGGGGCTCATCATCGCCTTCCTCCTCTTTGGCAACCTCGAGATCCTCTCGACCGCCGGCTCGGTCCTTCACCTGATCGTCTACGGCCTGTTGAACATCGCACTGATCGTCATGCGGGAGGCCGAGCCCGCGGACTACGACCCCGACTTCGAGGTCCCGCTGTATCCGATCGTCCCGATCATCGGGACGATCTCGTCGTTCGCGCTGATCGCGTACATCGAGCCGTTCGTCATCCTCCTCTCGGCGGGACTCGTCGTCTTCGCGGGGGCGTGGTACCTGCTGTACGCCCGCCAGCGCGTCGAGAGCGCCGGCGTCTTCGCCGGCTGGATCCTCGACCGGTCCGAGGAGTTACCCGACGCCGCGGTGGCCGCGGCCGACACGGTTCGGCCCGACGCCGCCAAGACGCCCGCCGCGGGCACGAACGGCGGCTTCCGCGTGATGGTCCCCCTCTCGAACCCCCGGACCGAGAAAGACCTCATCACGCTCGGCGGCGCTATCGCGAAGCAACGCGGCGGGACGGTCCACGCGGTCCACATCGTGCAGGTGCCCGACCAGACGCCGCTCAAACGCGCCGGACAGAACGAACGGATCGACGCCGAGTCCCAGAAGTTACTCGAGCAGGCACGGGCCGACGCCGAGACGTTCGGCGCGCCGGTCGAGACGCACACGGTACTCTCACACCGCTCGTTCGAGGAGGTGTTCGACGCCGCCCGGACATTCGACGCCGATCAGGTCGTGATGGGCTGGGGGCCTACCTCCCACGGCCGCGCGGAGTCGCGCATCGACGAGCTGACCCACGATCTGCCCTGTGACTTCCTGATGTTGAAAGGGCGGGCGTTCGATCCCAGCCGAATCCTGTTGCCGACGGCCGGCGGCCCGGACTCCGTGCTCGGCGCGGACGTCGTCCGGTTGCTCCGCGAGGAGTTCGACTCCCACGTGACGCTCCTGCACGCCCTCTCCGAGGACGAGTCCCAGGCGGAGGGGCGGCAGTTCCTCGAGGAGTGGGCCGCCGAGAACGAGCTGGCCGACGCCGAGCTGATCGTCGACGACCGGGACGTCGAGACCGCCATCGACGACGCGGCTACCGACGCGACGCTGGTCGTGGTCGGTGCGACCGAGCGCGGGCTCCTCTCCCGGGTCGTCCGGGGGTCGCTGGTGCTCGACGTCCTCGACGACGTCGACTGTTCGGTGTTGCTCGCCGAGACGGCCCGCGAGCGGAGCATTCGCGAGCGGCTGCTGGGCCTCGAGAAGGAGTAG
- a CDS encoding proline dehydrogenase family protein — protein sequence MIPPIASRFVAGESPAEALDHVRRLNERDVKAILNLLGEHYDERGPVADDAAEYRQLVDDIAGSGLEASVSVKPSQLGLDLGEDVFRSELSDIVDAAADRGVFVWIDMEDHTTTDATLDAFEDVAREHDGGVGVCVQANLRRTRADVERLADVPGKVRFVKGAYDPPADVAYADAERIDREYRDLLEYAFEHYDGGIAVGSHDPEMIDYAKGLHERFGTGFEIQMLMGVREDAQYELAEEYAVWQYVPYGGRWKSYFYRRVTEGSKNLRFAIRAVLSS from the coding sequence ATGATCCCGCCGATCGCGAGCCGGTTCGTCGCGGGGGAGTCGCCCGCCGAAGCGCTCGATCACGTCCGCCGACTGAACGAGCGCGACGTCAAGGCGATCCTCAACCTCCTCGGAGAGCACTACGACGAGCGCGGCCCCGTCGCCGACGACGCCGCCGAGTACCGCCAGCTCGTCGACGATATCGCAGGGTCGGGGCTCGAAGCGAGCGTCTCCGTCAAACCCTCGCAACTGGGACTGGACCTCGGCGAGGACGTCTTCCGGTCGGAGCTGTCGGATATCGTCGACGCGGCGGCCGACCGCGGCGTCTTCGTCTGGATCGACATGGAGGATCACACGACGACCGACGCGACGCTGGACGCCTTCGAGGACGTCGCGCGCGAACACGACGGCGGCGTCGGCGTCTGCGTGCAGGCGAACCTCCGGCGGACGCGGGCGGACGTCGAACGCCTCGCGGACGTCCCCGGCAAGGTCCGCTTCGTCAAGGGGGCGTACGACCCGCCGGCAGACGTGGCCTACGCGGACGCGGAACGGATCGACCGGGAGTACCGGGACCTGCTCGAGTACGCGTTCGAACACTACGACGGCGGCATCGCGGTCGGGAGCCACGATCCGGAGATGATCGACTACGCGAAGGGGTTGCACGAGCGGTTCGGGACCGGGTTCGAGATCCAGATGCTCATGGGCGTGCGCGAGGACGCCCAATACGAGTTGGCCGAGGAGTACGCGGTCTGGCAGTACGTCCCCTACGGCGGCCGGTGGAAGTCGTACTTCTATCGGCGGGTCACCGAGGGCAGCAAGAACCTCCGGTTCGCGATCCGGGCGGTCCTCAGCAGCTGA
- a CDS encoding winged-helix domain-containing protein, protein MSKNDDTILEFLAETGAAFSKRGLEVNFERRDIEVSYSTIKRRIQRLEAAGLTECVEDSGGYYEITDFGERYLHGDLDDDELAELKGRSP, encoded by the coding sequence ATGAGTAAGAACGACGATACGATCCTGGAGTTCTTAGCAGAGACAGGTGCCGCCTTCTCGAAACGCGGCCTCGAGGTGAATTTCGAACGGCGTGATATCGAGGTCTCCTACTCCACGATCAAACGGCGGATACAGAGACTCGAGGCGGCGGGGCTGACCGAATGCGTCGAAGACAGCGGGGGATACTACGAGATAACGGATTTCGGTGAGCGGTACCTGCATGGCGATCTCGACGATGACGAACTGGCCGAGCTGAAAGGACGGTCGCCGTAA
- a CDS encoding succinylglutamate desuccinylase/aspartoacylase family protein, which produces MTTTLGTASAGPGEIDTGRLEIGETRDGSPFGLPVAVVNGERAGKTLYVQAASDGDELNGVGVVQRVVPQLDPAEISGTILVVGIVNYHAFQVAEHRNPIDDTKMNRAYPGNEGGTSSERIAAATFDAATRADLILDLHQGSTSRMLNEVRVRCGKRHRLHDQCLELAKAFGCGYVLDQKGPDGQLARAAPDEGTPTVDPELGGAVGWDEESIRIGVEGVFNVLRYYNFLEGDQPLEPQTRARGFEQYGAPAGGLVTLHKELGDRVRPGETLFEVTTPFGEPKAEVTADGDGILWRTRRLPQVATGEYVCSVGTDIGEY; this is translated from the coding sequence ATGACGACGACGCTCGGAACGGCGAGCGCGGGGCCCGGCGAGATCGATACGGGGCGTCTCGAGATCGGGGAGACGCGGGACGGAAGCCCGTTCGGACTGCCGGTCGCGGTGGTAAACGGCGAGCGGGCGGGGAAGACCCTCTACGTGCAGGCGGCCAGTGACGGCGACGAACTCAACGGCGTCGGGGTCGTCCAGCGCGTCGTGCCGCAACTCGATCCCGCCGAGATTTCGGGGACGATCCTCGTCGTGGGGATCGTCAACTACCACGCCTTCCAGGTGGCCGAACACCGCAACCCGATCGACGACACGAAGATGAATCGGGCCTACCCCGGAAACGAGGGAGGGACCTCGAGCGAGCGGATCGCGGCCGCCACGTTCGACGCCGCGACCCGGGCGGACCTGATCCTCGACCTCCATCAGGGGTCGACCAGCCGGATGCTGAACGAGGTTCGCGTCCGCTGTGGAAAGCGCCACCGGCTCCACGACCAGTGTCTCGAGCTCGCGAAGGCCTTCGGCTGCGGCTACGTGCTCGACCAGAAGGGCCCCGACGGCCAGCTGGCCCGCGCTGCCCCCGACGAGGGGACGCCGACCGTCGACCCCGAACTCGGCGGGGCCGTCGGCTGGGACGAGGAGAGCATTCGGATCGGCGTCGAGGGCGTATTCAACGTCCTCCGGTATTACAACTTCCTGGAGGGCGACCAGCCCCTCGAGCCCCAGACGCGAGCGCGCGGGTTCGAGCAGTACGGCGCTCCGGCGGGCGGACTCGTGACCCTGCACAAGGAACTCGGCGATCGGGTTCGACCGGGCGAGACGCTGTTCGAAGTGACGACCCCCTTCGGCGAACCGAAGGCCGAGGTGACCGCCGACGGCGACGGCATCCTCTGGCGGACGCGGCGGCTCCCGCAGGTCGCGACCGGCGAGTACGTCTGTTCGGTCGGCACCGATATCGGTGAGTACTGA
- a CDS encoding pyridoxal-phosphate dependent enzyme, whose protein sequence is MASDLTCHDCGAVYEAGPDEPWRCACGRALEFTERPHPQGDPLPLHSLDTSEGLWTFFEFLPIEKHVTFYEGFTPMVDAPDWDAQFKLEYVFPTGSFKDRGATTTLSRAVELGVEKVIEDSSGNAGASIATYAARAGLDADIYVPADVKQSKLMTIQRADARPVRVDGTRGDVTAACLEAVEGDDGDDGEPAAEGDAPFQTGTGWYASHAWNPAFYAGTMTFAFEVAAQQGWTVPDAVVLPIGHGTLFLGAYRGFSLLNEAGIVDGMPRLLGAQAAGYAPIVAAVGGETTDEEGEGTSIADGIKITEPARGTEILDAIEETDGDAIALGGDPIETALDRLHRNGFYVEPTCAVAAAALDQYRETGVLDADDDVVVPLTGSGLKTL, encoded by the coding sequence ATGGCGTCCGATCTCACCTGCCACGACTGCGGTGCCGTCTACGAGGCCGGCCCGGACGAGCCCTGGCGCTGCGCCTGCGGCCGCGCGCTGGAGTTCACCGAGCGGCCCCATCCGCAGGGCGATCCGCTCCCGTTGCACAGCCTCGACACCAGCGAGGGGCTGTGGACGTTCTTCGAGTTCCTCCCGATCGAGAAACACGTCACCTTCTACGAGGGCTTCACCCCGATGGTCGACGCGCCCGACTGGGACGCCCAGTTCAAACTCGAGTACGTCTTTCCGACCGGCTCGTTCAAGGACCGCGGCGCGACGACGACCCTCTCGCGGGCCGTCGAACTCGGCGTCGAGAAGGTCATCGAGGATTCCTCCGGAAACGCGGGCGCGTCGATCGCAACCTACGCGGCTCGAGCGGGCCTCGACGCGGACATCTACGTTCCCGCGGACGTCAAACAGTCGAAGCTGATGACGATCCAGCGGGCCGACGCCCGACCCGTTCGGGTCGACGGGACCCGCGGCGACGTCACGGCCGCCTGTCTCGAGGCCGTCGAAGGCGACGACGGGGACGACGGCGAGCCGGCGGCCGAGGGCGACGCGCCGTTCCAGACCGGCACGGGCTGGTACGCCAGCCACGCCTGGAACCCCGCGTTCTACGCCGGGACGATGACGTTCGCGTTCGAGGTGGCCGCCCAGCAGGGGTGGACCGTCCCCGACGCCGTCGTGCTCCCGATCGGACACGGGACGCTCTTCCTCGGCGCGTACCGCGGCTTCTCGCTGCTGAACGAGGCCGGTATCGTCGACGGAATGCCCCGCCTACTCGGCGCACAGGCGGCCGGCTACGCGCCCATCGTCGCCGCGGTCGGCGGCGAGACGACCGACGAGGAGGGCGAGGGGACGTCGATCGCCGACGGCATCAAGATCACCGAACCCGCTCGCGGAACCGAGATCCTCGACGCGATCGAGGAGACCGACGGCGACGCGATCGCGCTCGGCGGCGACCCGATCGAGACCGCGCTCGACCGACTCCACCGCAACGGGTTCTACGTCGAGCCCACCTGTGCGGTCGCGGCGGCGGCCCTCGATCAGTACCGCGAGACCGGCGTCCTCGACGCGGACGACGACGTCGTCGTCCCGCTGACCGGCAGCGGACTGAAAACGCTTTGA
- a CDS encoding NUDIX hydrolase, with the protein MVSRPPTFCPDCGTRLESTAFDERERMRCPVCATIVWHNPVPCAGVAVVDRSGPEPAVLCVERGVPPGIGEWTIPGGHMEIGEEPSESAARELEEETGVAVDPTALEILSASAMPPRDGKHVVTVHYVVERADAAGEPVAGSDAADARFWTPAEFDASGETFRPVHEDRFREAAGLFE; encoded by the coding sequence ATGGTCAGCAGACCGCCGACGTTCTGTCCCGACTGCGGCACCCGCCTCGAGTCGACCGCGTTCGACGAGCGCGAGCGCATGCGCTGTCCGGTCTGCGCGACGATCGTCTGGCACAACCCGGTCCCCTGTGCCGGCGTCGCGGTGGTCGATCGGTCGGGGCCGGAGCCGGCCGTGCTCTGCGTCGAACGGGGCGTCCCGCCCGGGATCGGCGAGTGGACGATCCCGGGCGGCCACATGGAGATCGGCGAGGAGCCGTCCGAATCGGCCGCTCGCGAACTCGAGGAGGAGACCGGCGTCGCCGTCGATCCGACGGCGCTCGAGATTCTGAGCGCGTCCGCGATGCCGCCTCGAGATGGAAAACACGTCGTGACGGTTCACTACGTGGTCGAGCGCGCCGACGCGGCGGGCGAGCCGGTGGCCGGGAGCGACGCGGCGGACGCCCGGTTCTGGACGCCGGCCGAGTTCGACGCCTCCGGGGAGACCTTCCGCCCGGTCCACGAGGACCGGTTCCGCGAGGCGGCCGGGCTGTTCGAGTAG
- the udk gene encoding uridine kinase, which yields MSIPSFAIGIAGGTGAGKTTVARTVAETVGEAVTRIPLDNYYEDLSHLAFEEREEINYDHPDAFEWELLREQLDALLTGRSIEMPQYDFELHNRTDERVTVEPSDIIVLEGILSLHDEEIREMLDLRVYVMTDADVRILRRIERDVIERGRDLEGVIDQYLETVKPMHERFVAPTKKQADVIIPEGANRMALDLLIEKVQAELPDDSGRSDGPERELSLDGQAIN from the coding sequence ATGAGTATACCGTCGTTCGCCATCGGGATCGCCGGCGGCACGGGTGCCGGGAAGACGACGGTCGCACGCACGGTCGCGGAGACCGTCGGCGAGGCCGTCACGCGGATCCCGCTCGACAACTATTACGAGGACCTCTCGCATCTGGCGTTCGAGGAGCGCGAGGAGATCAACTACGACCACCCCGACGCGTTCGAGTGGGAACTACTCCGGGAGCAACTCGACGCGCTGTTGACCGGCCGATCGATCGAGATGCCCCAGTACGACTTCGAACTGCACAACCGCACCGACGAACGCGTCACCGTCGAGCCCTCCGACATCATCGTCCTCGAGGGAATCCTCTCCCTCCACGACGAGGAGATCCGCGAGATGCTCGATCTGCGGGTGTACGTGATGACCGACGCGGACGTCCGCATCCTGCGCCGGATCGAACGCGACGTCATCGAGCGCGGCCGCGACCTCGAGGGCGTCATCGACCAGTACCTCGAGACGGTCAAGCCGATGCACGAGCGGTTCGTCGCCCCGACGAAGAAGCAGGCCGACGTGATCATTCCCGAGGGCGCGAATCGGATGGCGCTCGATCTCCTGATCGAGAAAGTGCAGGCCGAACTGCCGGACGACTCGGGGCGATCCGACGGCCCGGAGCGCGAACTGTCGCTCGACGGACAGGCGATCAACTGA
- the argS gene encoding arginine--tRNA ligase, with protein MFLTLRAEVEDALERALSELDFPTDDLGIEEPPDDVDSVLASSVAFRLAGEAGAPPPQVAGRIADEIDADELTYVSDVQPQGPYLNFLPSAAYLAETLEEATDETYGHLSDRDESIVVEHTSANPTGPVHVGRARNPVIGDAVANLLDFAGYDVDRHYYVNDAGRQMAVFTWAYETFDEDDLDEPPERDRIEYDLVRYYRKGNAYLENAAEDEVEAAEAEIESIMQGLEAGDDEAYERVSEVVDQVLGGMTECLARLPAEFDEFVKETRFMRSGATDDLVDRLKELDESVYEEDAWQLELDEYGIDKNLVFLRSDGTSLYATRDLAHHEWKFDEYDRAVTVLGEDHKLQAKQVRTALELLGNETDPLRQVLYSYVNLPEGKMSTRRGTGVDLDDLLDEAIDRARGEVEDRLDDRIRDDELDDEDIERIAHQVGIGAVRYDIVAKQPTKAITFEWDRALDFEAQSAPYVQYVHARCCGILEEAGIDPETGMDDVETAVDADLLETDAERDLLETIARFPAVVDEAADDLEPHQIATYTREFADRFNGFYRECPVLADDVDPAVRDARLALVAASKHAVANALSILGVAAPRSM; from the coding sequence ATGTTCCTCACCCTACGCGCGGAGGTCGAGGACGCCCTCGAGCGGGCGCTCTCGGAACTCGACTTTCCGACGGACGATCTCGGAATCGAAGAACCGCCGGACGACGTCGACAGCGTTCTCGCCTCGAGCGTTGCGTTCCGCCTCGCGGGCGAGGCGGGCGCGCCCCCACCGCAGGTCGCCGGGCGGATCGCCGACGAGATCGACGCCGACGAGTTGACCTACGTCTCCGACGTGCAACCGCAAGGTCCCTATCTCAATTTCCTGCCGAGCGCCGCCTACCTCGCCGAGACGCTCGAGGAGGCGACCGACGAGACGTACGGACACCTCTCGGACCGCGACGAGTCGATCGTCGTCGAGCACACGAGCGCGAACCCGACGGGACCGGTCCACGTCGGCCGCGCGCGGAACCCGGTCATCGGGGACGCGGTGGCCAACCTGCTCGATTTCGCCGGCTACGACGTCGATCGCCACTACTACGTCAACGACGCCGGCCGGCAGATGGCCGTCTTCACCTGGGCCTACGAGACCTTCGACGAGGACGACCTCGACGAGCCGCCCGAGCGCGACCGCATCGAGTACGACCTCGTGCGCTACTACCGCAAGGGTAACGCCTACCTCGAGAACGCCGCCGAGGACGAGGTCGAGGCGGCCGAAGCCGAGATCGAATCGATCATGCAGGGGCTAGAGGCTGGCGACGACGAGGCCTACGAGCGGGTCAGCGAGGTCGTCGACCAGGTGCTGGGCGGCATGACGGAGTGTCTCGCGCGCCTGCCCGCCGAGTTCGACGAGTTCGTCAAGGAGACGCGGTTCATGCGCTCGGGCGCGACCGACGACCTCGTCGACCGCCTCAAGGAGCTCGACGAATCCGTCTACGAGGAGGACGCCTGGCAGCTCGAGCTCGACGAGTACGGGATCGACAAGAACCTCGTCTTCCTGCGTTCGGACGGCACCTCGCTGTACGCCACCCGCGACCTGGCACACCACGAGTGGAAGTTCGACGAGTACGACCGCGCGGTGACGGTGCTGGGCGAGGACCACAAGCTGCAGGCGAAGCAGGTCCGAACGGCTCTCGAACTGCTGGGCAACGAGACGGACCCGCTCCGGCAGGTCCTCTACTCGTACGTCAACCTCCCGGAAGGGAAGATGAGCACGCGCCGGGGCACCGGCGTCGACCTCGACGATCTGCTCGACGAGGCGATCGACCGCGCTCGCGGCGAGGTCGAGGACCGGTTGGACGACCGCATCCGCGACGACGAACTGGACGACGAGGACATCGAGCGCATCGCCCACCAGGTCGGGATCGGTGCCGTTCGCTACGACATCGTCGCCAAACAGCCGACGAAGGCGATCACCTTCGAGTGGGACCGCGCGCTGGACTTCGAGGCCCAGTCCGCCCCGTACGTCCAGTACGTCCACGCCCGGTGCTGTGGCATTCTCGAGGAAGCGGGAATCGACCCCGAAACCGGCATGGACGACGTCGAGACCGCCGTCGACGCCGACCTACTCGAGACCGACGCGGAACGGGACCTGCTCGAGACGATCGCCCGGTTCCCGGCCGTCGTCGACGAAGCGGCCGACGACCTCGAGCCACACCAGATCGCGACGTACACGCGCGAGTTCGCCGACCGGTTCAACGGCTTCTACCGGGAGTGTCCCGTCCTCGCCGACGACGTCGATCCCGCGGTCCGCGACGCGCGGCTGGCGCTGGTCGCGGCCTCGAAGCACGCGGTCGCGAACGCCCTGTCGATCCTGGGCGTGGCCGCGCCGCGGTCGATGTGA
- the minD gene encoding cell division ATPase MinD, which translates to MSHETVYAIASGKGGVGKTTTTVNLGTALAEAGERVAIVDADLGMANLAGFVSLNPDSTTLYDVLAGDASIDDATYRLADNIVAVPSGTSLDEYAETSPEGLRDVVEELRSQFDYVFLDVGAGISHETVLPLGLADAVVLVSTPEPAAVHDTTKTIELTDRAGGEIAGLVLTRTRPDGDISHEEIAGRLETPLLGTIPEDPEARDSVYAGTPLVVFEPDGPAAVAYRRLAADLTGVDVSVSTDGGERDPDGSAAIDLEQDGDGAAVSSGGGPERDDDSREAAHDDVSSAITEAESDG; encoded by the coding sequence ATGTCTCACGAGACGGTCTACGCCATCGCGAGCGGGAAGGGCGGCGTCGGAAAGACGACGACGACGGTAAACCTCGGGACGGCCCTCGCAGAGGCCGGCGAGCGCGTCGCCATCGTCGACGCCGACCTCGGCATGGCGAACCTCGCCGGGTTCGTCAGTCTCAACCCCGACTCCACTACCCTCTACGACGTGTTAGCCGGAGATGCATCGATCGACGACGCGACCTATCGGTTGGCGGATAATATCGTCGCTGTCCCCAGCGGGACCAGCCTCGACGAGTACGCCGAAACCTCCCCCGAGGGGCTGCGCGACGTCGTCGAAGAGCTGCGATCCCAGTTCGACTACGTCTTTCTCGACGTCGGTGCCGGCATCAGCCACGAGACCGTCCTCCCGCTGGGACTGGCCGACGCCGTCGTCCTCGTCTCGACGCCCGAGCCGGCCGCCGTCCACGACACGACGAAGACCATCGAGCTCACCGACCGCGCGGGCGGTGAGATCGCCGGCCTCGTCCTCACCCGTACCCGTCCGGACGGCGACATCTCCCACGAGGAGATCGCCGGCCGCCTCGAGACCCCCCTGCTCGGGACGATTCCCGAAGACCCGGAGGCCCGCGATAGCGTCTACGCCGGAACGCCGCTGGTCGTCTTCGAACCCGACGGGCCCGCTGCGGTCGCCTACCGACGGCTCGCGGCGGACCTGACCGGCGTCGACGTGTCGGTCTCGACCGACGGCGGCGAGCGCGATCCCGACGGGTCCGCAGCCATCGACCTCGAGCAGGACGGCGACGGGGCTGCCGTCTCGAGCGGGGGCGGTCCGGAGCGAGACGACGACAGTCGGGAGGCGGCACACGACGACGTCTCGAGTGCGATCACCGAGGCGGAATCCGACGGCTGA
- the prf1 gene encoding peptide chain release factor aRF-1, with product MSQEGEQEQSDRKKYEFRKVIEDLKDYDGSGTQLVTIYVPDDRQISDVVQHVTQEHSEAANIKSKQTRTAVQDALTSIKDRLRYYDTYPPDNGIVLFSGAVDSGGGRTDMVTKVLESPPQPIESFRYHCDSDFLTEPLEEMLADKGLYGLIVLDRREANVGWLKGKRIEPVKSASSLVPGKQRKGGQSAQRFARLRLEAIDNFYQEVAGMANDLFVPRRHELDGILVGGPSPTKDEFLDGDYLHHEIQDNVIGKFDVAYTDESGLKDLVDNAEDALADAEVMKDKQQMEEFFEELNAGELATYGFEQTRRNLMMGAVDRLLISEDLRKDVITYDCPECSETEREVVDRRKSTPTHTCTECGTEVEATEEDREDAIDHLIEIAEQRGTETKFISTDFEKGEQLYNAFGGFAGLLRYSTGV from the coding sequence ATGAGCCAGGAGGGCGAGCAGGAGCAATCCGACCGGAAAAAGTACGAGTTCCGGAAGGTCATCGAGGACCTCAAGGACTACGACGGCTCCGGAACGCAGCTCGTGACGATCTACGTACCCGACGACAGACAGATCAGTGACGTGGTCCAGCACGTCACGCAGGAACACAGCGAAGCGGCCAACATCAAGTCAAAACAGACCCGGACGGCCGTTCAGGACGCGCTGACGAGTATCAAAGACCGGCTGCGATACTACGACACCTACCCGCCGGACAACGGCATCGTCCTGTTCTCCGGGGCCGTCGACTCCGGCGGCGGCCGCACCGACATGGTCACCAAGGTCCTCGAGAGCCCGCCCCAGCCCATCGAGTCGTTCCGCTATCACTGCGACTCTGATTTCCTGACCGAGCCGCTCGAGGAGATGCTCGCCGACAAGGGCCTCTACGGGCTGATCGTCCTCGACCGCCGCGAGGCCAACGTCGGTTGGCTGAAGGGCAAACGCATCGAGCCGGTCAAGTCCGCCTCCTCGCTGGTTCCCGGCAAGCAGCGCAAAGGTGGCCAGTCCGCCCAGCGATTCGCCCGCCTGCGACTCGAGGCCATCGACAACTTCTACCAGGAGGTCGCGGGGATGGCCAACGATCTGTTCGTGCCACGACGCCACGAGCTCGACGGCATCCTCGTCGGCGGTCCCTCGCCGACCAAAGACGAGTTTCTCGACGGCGACTACCTCCACCACGAGATACAGGACAACGTCATCGGGAAGTTCGACGTCGCCTACACCGACGAGTCCGGGCTGAAGGACCTCGTCGACAACGCGGAGGACGCGCTGGCCGACGCCGAGGTGATGAAGGACAAACAGCAGATGGAGGAGTTCTTCGAGGAACTCAACGCCGGCGAGCTGGCGACCTACGGGTTCGAGCAGACCCGTCGGAACCTGATGATGGGGGCGGTCGATCGCCTCCTGATCAGCGAGGACCTCCGGAAGGACGTGATCACCTACGACTGCCCGGAGTGCAGCGAAACCGAGCGCGAAGTGGTCGACCGCCGCAAGTCGACGCCGACTCACACCTGCACCGAGTGCGGCACCGAGGTCGAGGCGACCGAGGAGGACCGCGAGGACGCGATCGACCACCTCATCGAGATCGCCGAACAGCGCGGCACCGAGACCAAGTTCATCTCCACCGACTTCGAGAAGGGCGAGCAGCTCTACAACGCCTTCGGTGGGTTCGCCGGCCTCCTGCGGTACAGCACCGGCGTCTAA